A segment of the Necator americanus strain Aroian chromosome IV, whole genome shotgun sequence genome:
ttttttttttataagagcGGGTTTAGCGCAGTCGCTAAGatgttccgctgtgactgcacgacctgtcaatcgatggttcgaatcctgctagtgctcaccatgcctttcatccctctggggtcaataaattggtaccagatttgtctggaaaTATAAAAGCACtcacttgacacatcggcgtTGCATCCTTTATGCATAAAAAAACATCTGGGAAAATTCTtgaactttcctttttttcgtcggAAAATTACAGGAAACAGGTGGATCATATTTAGAGGAAAGATTTTTACACAACTCAAGCAGATTTTACTGGAATAGAACtgattttttgagtttcaAAGCGTTTTTCAAAGCTTTGCATTGGGGAATTTCGTGGTTGTGGACTAGAGTTACAGTTTCTTCCTGTTAGGAAAATAGcaacaaattttcaaggatgtgcgaaatttaaaaaaaaagttacaaaagCAATCAACTGTACTTTGCATTCCATGCTGTTTGGAGTTAACAtcatatttcttccttttcttccttttcttccactGCCTTTCGAATCTTTTCGAAGAAAGCATCGTTTCAGGTATGGCTGAAACTTATATTTCGGGTGGAGACGCTCGAAACATCGCGGATATCGACAGTGATTTTAACAAAATTGTTGACGACGACAATTTTGGCCAAATGATTTTGAATGTTGGAGAGTAGGTTGCACGGTATTTGGTTagccattatttttttttaaaaataaaatatgttttcaCCTTAGATCGCTGCAAGGTTATCAAAGTAGCCCGGAATCTTCGATCACTTGTTGTGGACCTCCATTTGTTGTAGTCTTCATGGGACAGCGGTATATTTTTTGAActcttaatttattatttatttatttgttattatttatggaTAAAAAGAGTAGATTCATTGggaatttcatggaaaagagCTGAGGTTTGCCTGACCAATGTCTTTACTTTTGGTATCATGTAGTCGTAGGGTcgttgaggaaaattttttcagtcgttgaggaaaatttttttgattaaCTCCCTTCCAGATAATTCTGGATTGTTTCAGGTCGAATGACAGCATTCAGGACGGTTACACAAACCTTCATAGCAAGGTACTCCATGCCTTTTCAGAacgcacttctttttttgctgttttgttttttcattcgttgctgtttttttttctttctttttttttactctgaaacaagttttttttgcctttaacTGCTAGGAAAATTTATGCAGGGATACGAACTACTGGCAATTGATATGACCACAGACACCATTGCACCAACTCTAACACCAATATTTGgtgagaaaaatgtgaaatcatACACTGGAACGTTGAATGATTTAACCGATTGGATCCAGAACAGAATTTGTCGATTGTGAGTCGATTTATActgtaaaatttttggaagcaaagaaaaaatgtgtattGATCCTCACATCGATCctattgaatatttttcagaaaatactCGGAGCTGTTGAAATAGAAGCCTCGACATCGCAGTTCAActcaaaaaatctgttgattgatttgtgtttttaaatttttttttgttaaaacatctaataaaatatgtattaaTATGATTATTGCTACTTAACCAAAAAGCTTACATGATCACCCATTGTGTAGTCACGCCGAATCCGTTCAACCCGGTGACCGCGCTGCGCTGCCGCAACGCAACAGCTATTTAGATCCGTTCTCCTACATGATTTCTTTATGAAATAACCACATAAAACTCTCATTTTGGATTCTTCAATGATTTCCGGTACACTCTGCTGTAATTCCCACAGTAGGTCTTTTAATTGTGACAAAACTCCTAACTACAGCTGCACTTTTTGATGGAAAGCTTATTGCGAAATTagtggaaacctgatggagAGCATAGAGTTTGGGATGTAGGTTACGAATATGAATGCGTTCTTGCTCAATTTCCTCTAAATATccttaaaaacggcgtgagaagcGGCCTTAGTGCCTACGAGATACGTCAGAACGCGCAGCTCCTGcacacgcaccgcatccagGTGCGAGCGGTCGGGAATCAATGGGGGCTCCTCAGGGGCCTATTCAACTGAAATTATGCAGTAAGTTGCTCGAAGGACTAGAGCGTGCATAAGagtgcgcgttctaacgtagcTGGTAGGAAAAAACTCCGTTTCCCACGCAATTTTTCGGGATCACAAGGACTACAGGGGATAATTGAGTAGGCCATAGTGTATTCGAAGTAACTCTTTCCTAAAAATTTACCAATCCAAGGGATTTCTTAGTTATTAGCGTGTTCAAATCGCTACGAAAAGAGTCTTAGGATGAAAGGATGAGGAACGAGAAAAGAATGATCCCTTAAAGGTTCAAGAGATagtggaaaaattgaaaatgttcctGATCTCTTATCTTtggtgaaatatttttcaacactattcgaaagaaatgttctagatcatgaaaaaaaaagtaacgagTTTTCCACACTATTAGTGTGACTGTGTGAGCAAATTCGCCAAATAGTGTGAACAGCAGGAACTGTTGtcctagaaatttctggaatgcaATGGAAAAGATCACGTCCAGCGCTAAAATACCTAGAATGCAACAGAAAGGATCGAGTTTGCAACCAACAATCACTGGAAAAGGTTGTTACCGAACATTGATCGTGCATTGATTGTATGTAGATCATATCCTGACATGGTCTGCATCTGGTTCAATAGAATTCTTcataagtaaacaaaatacTATGTTTTTTTGGACCACTTACACATCCATCGGTACGGATGTTTACATTTGACCCGAGTGATTTTAATAATGATCCTCAATGAGGGATTCGCATGCCTCATTTTCAACCAAATGGAACCACCGACGATATGGCGTGGAAATCGGTGCAATCGATAAGGATTATTCCTCTCGGATCACTCAACGATTTCTCTGGGAGGAATCGATCGATTTCCGCGAATTTCACGAAACGcggaaacatcattcttcttGCTGTTATTCATCACGTTTCACGTTGTTTTCTGAATTCTTCttaatcaaaattattttattatttatttatttatttattttcccctggatcattttatttatttattcaattaatattttattcaagtattgtccatgttcgactgtctttgaatctgaGCATCTTGTtgaattgttttattattgcaTTGATTGTATGTagatcattattattataaatataaataacgaataaaattataaataataataacaaatataaatataaatatataatatacagcttatttatttatttgtttgtttatttatttatttatttatttactctatTCAAGGTTCCTGTGCACTTCTTATATTTGCATCTGAACCGCTCCGATCCGAAACGGATGCACTTTCGTTTATGAAACGATTGTGGATTTACCAACTCcgataaaaaatcaataactctttttttctgttcgtaAATGTTGAACGTAACGTAACGTAACTAAACGTTTCTATGCCTGTACCTTACGTTCCTAAAGACAGCGATTCTCAAAAATCAACAGCCATTGTGAAACAATCCACAGAATtagatttatttatgttttcttattgaagatttatttatgtttcctTGTTGTCCCAATAAGGTTTCgacttgaaattttattagtGGCCTGTCCGTTGAATCCTCGTACAATCAACACGTatctttttattgattagcTTGAACTATACCTTTAGATTGTTATCGA
Coding sequences within it:
- a CDS encoding hypothetical protein (NECATOR_CHRIV.G13451.T2), yielding MAETYISGGDARNIADIDSDFNKIVDDDNFGQMILNVGESLQGYQSSPESSITCCGPPFVVVFMGQRSNDSIQDGYTNLHSKGYELLAIDMTTDTIAPTLTPIFGEKNVKSYTGTLNDLTDWIQNRICRLKYSELLK